The Nitrospirota bacterium genome includes a region encoding these proteins:
- a CDS encoding universal stress protein → MNILLPIDGSDYSKRALKFAGFFVASLGKTIERIGLLRVVTGRYMKSHIPFFDFRSEILKQSDSFKKFKQRHIDLNIKPSLDEGEKILKEAGISIQVEKFISEGEPSNEIIRLAEEKDFSIIIMARRGISELTGIILGSVTNKVIHHASKQTVYIVGQKIPHEITCPVRKILIPVDGSPYSIKGVEHGAFLAKSLSKFIENITLLRVINLAFYETKLLEGVDLEEEAKKILDEAKQILLKNDIHEGIITIKIRVGNPADEILKEADEHNHDTILLGRKGRTAFKDFILGGVSSTVMQRCIHQTVVIISST, encoded by the coding sequence ATGAATATATTACTGCCAATTGACGGGAGTGATTACTCCAAAAGAGCATTAAAGTTCGCTGGTTTTTTCGTAGCATCATTGGGAAAAACTATCGAAAGAATTGGCCTTTTGAGAGTTGTTACAGGACGTTACATGAAAAGTCATATCCCATTTTTTGACTTTCGTTCTGAAATATTGAAACAATCTGACTCCTTCAAAAAATTTAAACAGAGGCATATCGACTTAAACATAAAACCCTCACTGGATGAAGGTGAAAAAATACTTAAAGAGGCTGGTATCTCAATCCAGGTTGAAAAATTTATTTCTGAAGGAGAACCATCAAACGAAATTATTCGTTTAGCAGAGGAAAAAGATTTTTCAATAATTATTATGGCCAGAAGGGGTATTTCGGAGCTTACAGGAATTATACTGGGAAGCGTTACCAATAAGGTTATACATCATGCGTCAAAACAAACTGTTTATATAGTTGGCCAAAAAATTCCACATGAGATAACTTGCCCTGTAAGGAAAATTCTTATTCCAGTTGATGGTTCACCTTATTCGATAAAAGGAGTTGAACACGGGGCATTTCTTGCTAAATCATTAAGCAAATTTATCGAAAATATTACTCTTCTGAGGGTTATCAATCTTGCTTTTTATGAAACAAAACTATTGGAAGGAGTCGATTTAGAAGAAGAGGCAAAAAAAATACTTGATGAAGCTAAGCAGATATTGCTCAAAAATGATATCCATGAAGGAATTATTACTATAAAAATACGAGTAGGAAATCCTGCTGACGAGATTTTGAAGGAAGCTGATGAACACAACCATGATACCATTCTTTTAGGTCGCAAAGGACGTACTGCCTTCAAAGACTTTATTCTCGGAGGGGTTAGTTCAACTGTAATGCAGCGATGTATTCATCAGACAGTCGTTATTATAAGCAGCACATAG
- a CDS encoding HD domain-containing protein, with protein MKRLKEFISVFMSAISNCALYSKDHDFIIELTEKAFSILNEFLKGSDHFEIMIIENDLIINNSPARETGIHGKNLLKRLKRKGITHIEFFRGITFQELKRFIVDISVAGKEAQSSPHIKVGVVDVHIGGVSLDRDLLSEQSSSSFTSEQLMKIKNEFSRISPFKKLHVVGFEEIVVQFIIKLKKEINILKLLSPIKSHSTSDYIHATNVAILTLFQAQTLGIKEELHQDIGLAALLHDVGKLFIPREIIEKESFFEVKENDVMKLHPVYGAQYLAKIDGLTHLAPIVAFEHHLRYDGRGYPKLKASNIKQHICSQMIAISDSFDNLTVKTSYRKALDIKEALVVMKTKDEGLFNPFLIDNFIRSIHLALSQDLSG; from the coding sequence GTGAAGCGTTTGAAAGAATTCATATCAGTTTTTATGTCTGCTATATCAAACTGTGCCCTTTACTCAAAAGATCATGACTTTATAATTGAATTAACCGAGAAAGCCTTTTCTATACTAAATGAATTTCTTAAAGGTTCGGATCATTTTGAAATAATGATAATTGAAAACGATCTTATCATCAATAATAGTCCTGCCAGAGAAACAGGAATTCATGGGAAAAACCTGCTAAAAAGACTTAAAAGAAAAGGGATTACACATATTGAATTCTTTAGAGGGATTACATTTCAGGAGTTGAAAAGATTTATTGTTGATATTTCAGTTGCAGGGAAAGAAGCTCAATCCTCTCCACATATAAAGGTAGGTGTTGTTGACGTTCATATTGGTGGGGTTTCACTTGATAGAGATTTATTATCCGAGCAAAGCTCATCCTCTTTTACCTCAGAACAACTTATGAAAATTAAGAATGAATTTTCAAGAATTTCACCCTTTAAAAAGCTTCATGTTGTGGGATTTGAAGAAATAGTAGTTCAATTTATTATAAAGTTGAAGAAAGAGATTAATATACTGAAACTACTGAGTCCTATAAAATCGCATAGCACTTCAGATTATATCCATGCAACAAATGTTGCAATACTTACTCTGTTTCAAGCTCAGACACTTGGGATTAAAGAAGAACTTCATCAAGATATAGGACTTGCTGCACTTCTTCATGATGTTGGAAAATTATTTATTCCCAGAGAGATTATTGAAAAAGAGTCTTTTTTTGAGGTAAAAGAAAACGATGTAATGAAACTCCATCCAGTTTATGGAGCTCAATATCTTGCAAAGATAGACGGTCTTACGCATCTTGCTCCTATAGTTGCATTTGAGCACCATCTCAGATATGACGGGCGAGGATACCCAAAACTGAAAGCAAGTAATATAAAACAACATATTTGCAGTCAGATGATAGCGATTTCAGATTCTTTTGATAATTTAACTGTAAAAACGTCCTATCGGAAAGCTTTAGACATAAAGGAAGCGCTTGTAGTCATGAAAACAAAAGATGAAGGATTATTTAATCCTTTTTTGATAGACAATTTTATACGCTCTATACATTTAGCATTGTCTCAAGATTTGTCAGGATAA
- a CDS encoding 6-phosphofructokinase yields MKIAVNTGGGDAPGLNAVIRGIVLTAHKKGWEVYGIKYGYQGLIDTKQIIRLTPESVWDITNIGGTILGTASKGDPFHYPVKTSEGNLVETDISDTILTNFKALGFDALIAIGGDGSLRIASRFLQKGMPIIGVPKTIDNDISSTDVTFGFDTAVNTATEAIDKLHTTAKSHDRVMVVEVMGRFVGWIALHSGIAGSADVILIPEIPFDIEKVCNKIRQLALIGQDYAIVVVAEGAKPVGGEITIVEGVQPGEALRLGGIGKRVSEEIKKKTGKETRDIVLGHLQRGGAPTTFDRLLSLRLGAAAVRLAEAGKFGNMVALQSTKIIDVPIEEAIGKMKSVPLNSDVMQTARSLGISFGD; encoded by the coding sequence ATGAAAATAGCTGTTAATACAGGCGGTGGTGATGCTCCTGGATTAAATGCAGTTATAAGAGGAATAGTTCTAACTGCACATAAAAAAGGATGGGAAGTCTATGGTATAAAATATGGGTATCAGGGGCTTATAGATACCAAACAGATTATCCGTCTCACACCAGAGTCTGTTTGGGATATTACAAACATAGGAGGCACGATTCTTGGAACAGCAAGTAAAGGTGACCCTTTCCACTATCCTGTCAAAACATCTGAAGGTAACTTAGTTGAAACTGACATTTCCGATACCATCTTAACAAATTTCAAAGCGCTCGGTTTTGATGCACTCATTGCGATTGGTGGAGATGGAAGTCTTCGCATTGCAAGCAGATTTCTACAAAAAGGCATGCCCATAATTGGTGTACCTAAAACTATTGATAATGACATCAGTTCTACAGATGTTACATTCGGTTTCGATACGGCTGTTAACACTGCCACCGAAGCTATTGATAAACTCCATACAACAGCAAAATCACATGATAGAGTAATGGTAGTAGAAGTAATGGGAAGATTTGTCGGGTGGATTGCACTTCATTCGGGAATAGCAGGTTCAGCAGATGTGATTTTAATTCCTGAAATTCCTTTTGACATAGAAAAAGTCTGCAATAAAATTAGACAGCTTGCTTTGATTGGTCAGGATTATGCAATTGTAGTAGTTGCTGAAGGAGCAAAGCCTGTTGGTGGAGAAATAACTATTGTTGAAGGAGTCCAACCTGGTGAAGCTTTAAGACTTGGTGGCATTGGTAAAAGGGTATCAGAAGAAATAAAGAAAAAAACTGGAAAAGAAACAAGAGATATAGTTCTGGGTCATTTACAGAGAGGTGGTGCTCCTACAACTTTCGACAGACTTCTTTCCTTGAGACTCGGGGCAGCAGCTGTCAGACTTGCAGAAGCTGGCAAATTTGGGAATATGGTTGCACTTCAATCGACTAAAATTATAGATGTACCCATTGAAGAGGCAATTGGAAAGATGAAGTCTGTGCCTCTAAATTCTGATGTCATGCAGACAGCACGTTCTTTAGGAATAAGCTTCGGTGACTAA
- the efp gene encoding elongation factor P: protein MISTSDFKRGIKVEYKGDPYEIIDFQHVKMGRGGAIVRTKLRNLKTGAVLEETFRSGEKMEKPGLEEKSMQYLYSQDNIYYFMDSETFEQIPLMEEQLGDAKKFLKENMEVKILYHKNTPISVEIPTFVELIVKKTDPAGFKGDTTSGGGKPAMLETGTIVKVPFHINEGDTIKIDTRTSEYIERVK from the coding sequence TTGATATCTACAAGTGACTTTAAGAGGGGAATAAAAGTTGAATATAAAGGCGATCCCTATGAAATAATTGACTTTCAACATGTAAAAATGGGTAGAGGTGGTGCTATAGTCAGGACAAAATTAAGGAATCTAAAGACAGGCGCGGTTCTTGAAGAGACTTTCCGTTCAGGTGAGAAAATGGAGAAACCAGGGCTTGAGGAAAAATCTATGCAATATTTATACTCTCAGGATAACATATACTATTTCATGGATTCGGAGACTTTTGAACAGATTCCCTTGATGGAAGAACAATTAGGCGATGCAAAAAAATTTCTCAAAGAGAATATGGAAGTTAAAATCCTATACCATAAAAATACGCCAATAAGTGTCGAGATACCAACTTTTGTTGAGCTCATCGTTAAAAAAACAGACCCAGCTGGCTTTAAAGGAGATACCACTTCAGGAGGAGGAAAACCTGCAATGCTCGAGACAGGGACGATTGTAAAAGTCCCTTTTCATATAAATGAGGGCGATACAATAAAAATTGATACAAGGACATCAGAGTACATAGAAAGGGTTAAATAA
- the accB gene encoding acetyl-CoA carboxylase biotin carboxyl carrier protein translates to MELEELKDLLELLKETDITELQIEKNGTKIKIKREKILSSIEIPLHKPTGPVTQEKVIEEKEDETQRLVTVTSPIVGTFYRSPSPEADPFVEVGTRVNKGQVLCIIEAMKLMNEIESDVDGIIVKILVENGQPVEYGEPLFLIEPV, encoded by the coding sequence ATGGAACTTGAGGAACTAAAAGATTTACTCGAATTACTCAAGGAAACAGATATTACAGAACTTCAGATTGAAAAAAATGGCACAAAGATAAAAATCAAAAGGGAAAAAATATTATCTTCTATAGAGATACCTCTTCATAAACCTACGGGACCAGTAACACAGGAAAAAGTCATTGAAGAGAAAGAAGATGAAACACAAAGGCTTGTAACCGTTACTTCTCCAATAGTCGGAACATTTTACAGATCTCCTTCACCTGAAGCAGATCCTTTTGTTGAAGTAGGAACCAGAGTCAATAAAGGCCAGGTGCTATGCATAATTGAAGCGATGAAACTCATGAATGAAATTGAGAGTGATGTTGACGGAATCATTGTTAAGATACTCGTTGAAAATGGACAACCTGTTGAATATGGTGAACCATTATTCCTTATAGAGCCGGTTTAA
- a CDS encoding sodium-dependent transporter, which produces MKNISPRDQWKTKIGLVLAMAGNAIGLGNFLRFPGKAAANGGGAFMIPYFIALIIMAIPIMWLEWAQGRFGGMRGHGTTPGMFHVIWKNPIAKYLGVLGIFIPTIIVIYYTYIGSWTLGFGIYILLNEFPKVDQSVLNNGLSTPQIAETILRPFDEFRISYTGKPCGEFLQVQFFTYFIFIAVLLLSLWILVRGVSKGIEILAKVAMPMLFLIAIVLVIRVFTLGHPVSGEFGPMDGFSFLWEPKWFIERDGRQIFVLLDPYIWLEAAGQVFFTLSLGFGAIQCYASYISKNDDVVLTGLATTSANEFAEVILGGSLTIPAAAAFFGVSSAQIIASQGSFYLGFTSMPAIFSFLPVGNVLGSLWFILLFLAALTSVVAMAQPMMAFLEDEIKLTRRQAAILLGLFWFLSSHIPIFLRGGWQVMDFWAGTFGPPLLAFVEVILMMWLFGADKTWKEIHRGAVMKVPRFFYYTAKYITPVFLGIIFSTWIYQNIASPFFKGNTSQIALEGVEMGWAVWVTRLFLITIFIGLCFIIFLVWRKREILE; this is translated from the coding sequence ATGAAAAATATATCGCCTCGTGACCAGTGGAAAACAAAGATAGGTCTTGTCCTCGCTATGGCAGGAAATGCTATAGGGTTAGGAAATTTTCTGCGTTTTCCTGGAAAGGCAGCTGCAAATGGCGGTGGCGCATTCATGATACCATATTTTATTGCCTTAATTATTATGGCTATTCCTATTATGTGGCTTGAATGGGCGCAAGGTCGTTTTGGAGGTATGAGAGGGCATGGGACAACTCCTGGGATGTTCCATGTTATTTGGAAAAACCCAATAGCAAAATATCTCGGAGTACTTGGTATATTTATCCCAACAATTATTGTAATTTACTATACTTATATTGGCAGCTGGACACTGGGCTTCGGGATTTACATTCTTTTAAATGAATTCCCTAAGGTAGACCAGTCTGTTCTGAATAATGGATTGAGCACCCCACAGATTGCAGAAACAATTCTTAGACCTTTTGATGAGTTCAGAATTTCATACACTGGAAAACCCTGTGGAGAATTTTTGCAAGTGCAATTTTTCACTTACTTTATATTTATTGCTGTTTTATTACTCAGCCTCTGGATTCTTGTCAGAGGTGTATCAAAAGGCATAGAGATATTAGCAAAAGTTGCTATGCCCATGCTATTTTTAATAGCAATAGTTCTTGTCATACGTGTTTTTACTCTCGGACACCCTGTGTCAGGAGAATTTGGACCAATGGATGGATTTTCTTTTCTGTGGGAACCGAAATGGTTTATCGAAAGAGATGGCAGACAAATATTCGTCTTGTTAGATCCTTACATTTGGTTAGAGGCTGCTGGACAGGTCTTTTTTACACTGAGTTTAGGGTTCGGGGCAATTCAATGTTATGCATCATATATAAGCAAGAATGATGATGTAGTCTTAACAGGCTTAGCTACCACATCAGCTAATGAATTTGCAGAAGTAATCCTTGGTGGTTCTCTCACTATTCCTGCTGCTGCTGCCTTTTTTGGCGTTAGCTCAGCACAGATAATTGCCTCCCAAGGTTCTTTCTATCTCGGCTTTACATCTATGCCTGCTATTTTTAGTTTTTTACCAGTAGGGAATGTCTTAGGCTCTTTATGGTTTATCCTTTTATTTTTAGCTGCATTAACATCAGTAGTTGCAATGGCACAACCAATGATGGCTTTTCTTGAAGACGAGATAAAACTAACACGTCGTCAAGCAGCTATACTTTTAGGTCTATTCTGGTTTTTAAGCAGTCATATCCCGATATTTCTCCGGGGAGGATGGCAGGTGATGGATTTCTGGGCTGGAACTTTCGGCCCTCCTCTTCTGGCGTTTGTTGAGGTCATCCTGATGATGTGGCTTTTCGGCGCAGATAAAACATGGAAAGAAATACATCGGGGAGCAGTTATGAAAGTTCCACGTTTTTTTTATTATACTGCAAAATATATCACGCCGGTCTTTTTAGGAATTATTTTTTCAACATGGATTTATCAGAATATTGCGTCTCCTTTCTTTAAAGGAAATACCTCACAAATAGCTCTTGAGGGAGTTGAAATGGGATGGGCAGTATGGGTTACCCGTCTTTTTTTGATTACAATCTTTATCGGATTGTGTTTTATTATCTTCCTTGTGTGGAGAAAAAGGGAGATTTTAGAATGA
- a CDS encoding nitroreductase family protein: protein MDILKIIKERRSIRDFHKKQIPEELIQKLIDALIWAPSAGNLQARRFYFVKNENIKKKIAVAALNQNFIAEAPLVVIGCTDSRISFRYGERGIYLYSIQDVACSIMNMMLTAHANGLGSTWVGAFREEEVSKILKMPNYLRPVAIVPVGFPSKIPSPPPRVSKHEAVEVIE, encoded by the coding sequence ATGGACATTCTAAAAATTATTAAAGAAAGAAGAAGCATACGGGATTTTCATAAAAAGCAAATACCTGAAGAGTTGATTCAAAAGCTCATAGACGCATTGATATGGGCACCAAGCGCAGGCAATCTTCAGGCAAGAAGATTTTATTTTGTAAAAAATGAGAATATTAAAAAAAAGATAGCTGTAGCTGCTCTGAACCAGAACTTCATCGCTGAAGCACCTCTTGTTGTCATTGGATGCACAGACAGCCGTATATCTTTTCGTTATGGTGAACGTGGAATTTATTTATATTCAATTCAGGATGTCGCATGTAGTATTATGAATATGATGCTCACAGCTCATGCAAATGGACTCGGCTCTACATGGGTTGGCGCATTCCGTGAAGAAGAGGTAAGCAAGATTCTGAAGATGCCCAATTACTTGAGGCCTGTTGCTATTGTGCCTGTCGGGTTTCCTTCAAAGATTCCATCTCCTCCTCCGAGAGTCTCAAAACACGAAGCAGTGGAGGTAATAGAATGA
- the thiE gene encoding thiamine phosphate synthase, producing the protein MFLDGLCFITNRKNNNLTCEEMVKRALNAGVRWIQYREKEKTRREIYNISVRLRKITQAFNAVFIVNDHTDIAYAVNADGVHLGQEDLPLIEARKIIGDKKIIGISTHTFKEALDAENGGADYIGFGPIFHTTTKEAGIPKGTEILQELKSKIKIPVVAIGGITLENIQSVIKTGVDAVAVSSAIISGDIENNVKAFYEYITAN; encoded by the coding sequence ATGTTTTTAGATGGTCTGTGTTTTATCACTAATCGTAAAAATAATAATCTAACATGTGAAGAAATGGTAAAGCGTGCACTTAATGCCGGAGTAAGATGGATACAATACAGAGAAAAAGAAAAAACAAGACGTGAGATTTATAACATATCAGTCAGACTAAGAAAGATTACACAGGCCTTTAATGCTGTATTTATCGTTAATGATCATACTGATATAGCATATGCTGTTAATGCAGACGGAGTACATCTGGGGCAGGAGGACCTTCCTCTTATAGAAGCACGCAAAATCATTGGCGATAAAAAGATAATCGGTATATCTACTCATACTTTTAAAGAAGCATTAGATGCTGAGAATGGAGGGGCTGATTATATAGGATTCGGTCCTATTTTTCACACAACAACAAAAGAAGCTGGCATTCCGAAAGGCACCGAAATTCTTCAAGAACTAAAAAGCAAGATAAAGATACCAGTAGTTGCAATCGGAGGGATAACCCTTGAAAACATCCAATCAGTAATTAAAACAGGTGTTGATGCAGTTGCTGTTTCATCCGCAATTATAAGCGGTGATATTGAAAATAATGTAAAAGCTTTTTATGAATATATTACTGCCAATTGA
- the accC gene encoding acetyl-CoA carboxylase biotin carboxylase subunit, which translates to MKLFKKILIANRGEIAIRIIRACKELGIKTVAIYSEIDRESLHVRLADESVCIGPANASQSYLNIPAILSAAEITDADAIHPGYGFLSENYHFAEACITSGITFIGPTPENIRLGGDKAKARQTMKRKGVPVVSGSDGPVINEEIAIKVAKKIGFPIVLKASAGGGGHGMKIVKEEKDLEQLFYMAQREALTAFGNSEIYIEEFIPEMRHIEVQIMTDNKGNTIHLNERDCSIQRRHQKLIEESPSPISTTEKFKKRIGELGVKAARAIKYRNVGTVEFIVDQKGNIYFIEINTRIQVEHPVTEEVTGIDIIKEQIKLAAGLPLEFKQSQIRQFGHAIECRINAEDPERFIPSPGKITFLAIPSGPGIRVDTAIYTGYVVPAHYDSLIAKLIAHGKDRSEAIAKMKRALDEFIIEGVKTTIPFHKKVLENPDFLSGNYNTNFLEKINHNSQVNK; encoded by the coding sequence TTGAAACTCTTTAAAAAAATTCTCATTGCAAATCGTGGTGAGATTGCTATAAGAATTATCCGAGCATGCAAGGAACTCGGTATAAAAACAGTTGCTATATACTCTGAAATAGATAGAGAGTCTCTCCATGTTAGACTTGCTGATGAATCTGTTTGTATCGGTCCTGCCAATGCAAGTCAGAGTTATCTAAATATTCCTGCTATACTGAGTGCTGCTGAAATTACTGATGCTGACGCAATCCATCCAGGATATGGTTTTCTTTCTGAAAACTACCATTTTGCAGAAGCATGTATAACATCAGGTATAACTTTCATAGGGCCAACGCCTGAGAATATAAGGCTTGGAGGGGATAAAGCTAAGGCCAGACAGACAATGAAAAGAAAAGGAGTTCCTGTTGTTTCAGGCAGCGACGGACCAGTAATCAATGAAGAAATAGCTATAAAAGTAGCAAAAAAAATAGGATTTCCGATAGTGCTGAAGGCATCTGCTGGTGGCGGCGGACATGGCATGAAGATCGTAAAAGAAGAAAAGGATCTCGAGCAGTTATTTTATATGGCACAGAGAGAGGCTTTAACAGCATTTGGCAATAGTGAGATTTATATAGAAGAATTCATTCCAGAAATGAGACACATTGAAGTACAGATCATGACAGATAATAAAGGTAATACTATACATCTTAATGAAAGAGACTGTTCAATACAGAGAAGACATCAGAAACTTATCGAGGAATCCCCTTCTCCAATTTCAACTACTGAAAAATTTAAAAAAAGAATTGGTGAATTGGGCGTTAAAGCAGCAAGGGCTATTAAATACAGGAATGTTGGCACAGTAGAATTTATTGTTGACCAGAAAGGTAACATTTACTTCATAGAGATTAACACACGTATTCAGGTAGAACACCCTGTTACAGAGGAAGTCACTGGTATCGATATAATAAAAGAACAGATAAAGCTTGCAGCTGGATTACCGCTTGAATTCAAGCAAAGCCAGATAAGACAGTTTGGGCATGCTATCGAGTGCAGAATAAATGCGGAAGACCCTGAACGGTTTATCCCATCTCCTGGCAAGATAACATTTCTTGCAATACCAAGCGGTCCCGGTATTAGAGTCGACACAGCTATTTATACAGGTTATGTGGTGCCCGCACATTATGACTCATTAATTGCTAAATTAATTGCTCATGGGAAGGATCGTTCAGAAGCAATAGCTAAAATGAAACGGGCACTTGATGAATTCATCATAGAAGGCGTTAAAACAACCATACCGTTTCATAAAAAGGTTCTGGAGAATCCTGATTTCCTCAGTGGAAATTATAATACAAACTTTTTAGAAAAAATAAATCACAACAGCCAAGTGAACAAATAG
- a CDS encoding HEAT repeat domain-containing protein: MTKDFDKIPLDAKLLSYAIIELNISRRSVGIYPKGHPSVERAINRAFKFLNQLFEIRPRITFAIAKDTIILDEYHLDRKNPVYREFALSLSKMNIAYITFKNGITKDELYNFHSFLTEKTDNLNVNNLEGVYQKYKLNHIEIGVTDYSKFLKTDQKIVQQSNNVSLWERYIYGLLEGKLQNEKVSDELREIPPELLAKILNKTAVRNLKEEAYDKVIATYIRSSPEHIFSSNNLKRLLELVNNLRPDLKKQFLSSAVKTFSKDTESTYQTMKNISIEEIEDFLNVVNEQRVTVPEPLMELIKKLSLSTSVENKSDTIYIDEDELRDDEFLLSNYEEFFSDETHDKETGISLSMNDLQEIQSLLKYDASVLKSLHLIEFGNEFNEDLIEKRFIQLILEMMYSETVSEQEYQSFMNILKEQTEQLLWIGQFGQFFEILKAIELNKALYRFVSINSEVIQYYHSPEFIKILIDSFRILGRQQRKEVSMICDYYDKKIIPYLMDALAEEESLIIRRFLMELIKQFGNKVIPEAIRRLEDDRWFVKRNMIYILNEIDCKEAIDSIRPLSLHDNLKVSIPAIKYLLNAGDTYAKELIKKLLYTKSNDLFEQAVALSGAFRIKEVVSDLIQLLKKKDMIGEDILRKKLIVKALGDIGDIQALNTLRDLLSGKSILFGKMMEHLKEEIYKTLKNYPYHLVKDLVEAGLKSKNDLIREESSRLFKEKEG, from the coding sequence ATGACTAAAGATTTTGATAAGATACCACTTGATGCAAAGCTTCTGAGTTATGCCATAATTGAGCTTAATATTTCACGACGAAGCGTGGGAATCTATCCAAAAGGTCACCCATCAGTAGAAAGAGCAATAAATCGTGCATTCAAATTCCTTAATCAGCTTTTTGAAATTAGACCAAGGATTACATTTGCCATTGCAAAAGATACAATTATTTTAGATGAATATCATCTCGACAGAAAAAATCCTGTTTATAGAGAATTTGCTCTTTCACTCAGCAAAATGAATATCGCATATATAACATTTAAAAATGGTATCACAAAAGATGAACTTTACAACTTTCATAGTTTTCTCACAGAAAAGACAGACAACCTGAATGTTAATAATTTAGAGGGAGTTTATCAAAAATATAAACTTAATCATATCGAAATTGGTGTTACAGATTATAGTAAATTTTTGAAAACTGATCAAAAAATAGTTCAACAATCTAATAATGTATCTCTATGGGAACGTTACATATATGGCTTGCTCGAAGGTAAGCTACAGAATGAAAAAGTATCTGATGAATTAAGAGAAATACCCCCCGAATTACTTGCAAAGATATTAAACAAAACTGCAGTTCGAAATCTGAAAGAAGAAGCATATGATAAGGTAATAGCAACTTACATAAGAAGTTCCCCTGAACATATTTTTTCAAGTAATAATCTGAAGAGATTATTAGAATTAGTAAATAATCTAAGGCCTGATCTTAAAAAGCAGTTTCTCTCATCTGCAGTGAAAACCTTTTCGAAAGATACTGAGTCAACTTATCAAACAATGAAGAATATATCGATTGAAGAAATTGAGGATTTTCTTAATGTTGTTAATGAACAGCGGGTCACGGTGCCAGAACCTCTTATGGAACTTATCAAAAAATTATCATTGTCAACCAGCGTTGAGAATAAATCTGATACGATATATATCGATGAAGACGAGTTGAGAGATGATGAATTTTTACTCTCAAATTATGAAGAGTTTTTTAGCGATGAGACACACGATAAAGAGACAGGAATATCTCTTAGCATGAATGATCTTCAAGAGATCCAGTCACTTTTAAAATACGATGCCTCTGTATTAAAGTCGCTACATCTAATTGAATTCGGAAATGAATTTAATGAAGACCTTATAGAGAAGAGATTTATCCAGCTTATTCTTGAGATGATGTATTCAGAAACAGTTTCAGAACAAGAATATCAGTCATTCATGAATATCCTTAAAGAACAGACTGAACAATTATTGTGGATTGGCCAGTTTGGTCAGTTTTTCGAAATACTCAAAGCAATAGAATTGAATAAAGCTTTATACAGATTTGTTTCAATAAATTCAGAGGTTATTCAGTATTACCATTCTCCTGAATTTATTAAAATATTGATTGATTCTTTCAGGATTTTAGGAAGACAACAGAGAAAAGAAGTATCGATGATATGCGATTATTACGATAAAAAAATTATACCTTATTTGATGGATGCACTTGCTGAGGAAGAATCACTTATTATCAGACGTTTTTTGATGGAGCTGATTAAGCAATTCGGCAATAAAGTGATTCCTGAAGCAATACGCCGACTTGAAGATGACAGGTGGTTTGTAAAAAGAAACATGATTTATATTCTCAATGAGATTGATTGCAAAGAAGCAATTGATTCAATAAGACCGCTCAGCCTTCACGATAATCTTAAGGTAAGCATTCCAGCCATTAAATATTTATTGAATGCAGGAGATACCTATGCCAAAGAATTAATAAAAAAATTATTATACACAAAATCAAATGACCTCTTTGAACAGGCTGTTGCTCTATCGGGCGCTTTTAGAATAAAGGAAGTTGTTAGCGATTTAATTCAATTGCTCAAAAAGAAAGATATGATCGGAGAAGATATTCTTCGAAAAAAATTGATTGTCAAAGCTCTTGGGGATATAGGTGATATCCAGGCACTGAATACTTTACGGGACTTGCTTTCAGGCAAAAGTATCTTATTTGGGAAAATGATGGAACATCTGAAAGAAGAGATATATAAGACACTTAAAAATTATCCTTATCATTTAGTAAAAGATTTAGTTGAAGCCGGCTTAAAATCTAAAAACGATTTAATAAGAGAAGAGTCCTCAAGGTTATTTAAAGAAAAGGAAGGATAA